The proteins below are encoded in one region of Bremerella sp. P1:
- a CDS encoding DEAD/DEAH box helicase, producing MSTSEDSPEKKFTDLNLSEKMLAALKEARYEVPSPIQAGVIPLALEGKDVLGQARTGTGKTAAFGIPIIETLPSGKGPHALILVPTRELAVQVRDEIVKLSKGMSIQTVAIYGGKPIKGQMDKLKRNPDIVVGTPGRVIDHMTRRSLSLDYLSMVVLDEADRMLDIGFRPDIEKILRRCPEQRQTMLLSATVPPPIERLAKRYMHEPVKVDFSPKNISADTIEQHYFTVDGPKKMELLVRLLRREQPTKCIVFCRTKRGTEKLFQRLQKKTKLVRCIHGDMQQGARNRTITDFKANKYRILIATDVVGRGIDISDVTLIVNYDVPEYSDDYVHRVGRTGRMGKEGVAYTFVTPEEGNQLTRIEMRIDKLLIRDEIEGFDPYVKTSVQTTPPHARDTDNAGKEEEKKEPPKKAPRRRHRRAL from the coding sequence TTGTCGACCTCTGAAGATTCCCCAGAAAAGAAGTTCACCGATCTCAATCTCTCCGAAAAGATGCTCGCGGCCCTGAAAGAGGCCCGCTATGAGGTCCCCTCGCCGATTCAAGCTGGCGTCATTCCCTTGGCCCTGGAAGGGAAAGATGTCCTCGGTCAGGCCCGCACCGGTACCGGCAAGACGGCCGCGTTCGGCATTCCGATCATCGAGACGCTTCCTTCTGGCAAAGGTCCCCACGCCCTGATCCTGGTGCCGACCCGCGAGTTGGCCGTTCAGGTCCGCGACGAGATCGTGAAGCTCTCGAAAGGAATGAGCATTCAGACGGTCGCCATCTATGGTGGTAAGCCCATCAAAGGGCAGATGGATAAGCTCAAGCGAAACCCCGACATCGTTGTTGGGACGCCTGGTCGCGTGATCGATCACATGACACGCCGGTCCCTTTCGCTCGACTACCTGAGCATGGTCGTGCTGGACGAAGCCGACCGGATGCTCGATATCGGTTTTCGTCCCGACATCGAGAAGATCTTGCGTCGCTGTCCGGAACAACGCCAGACGATGCTGCTGAGCGCCACCGTTCCTCCGCCGATCGAACGCCTGGCCAAACGCTACATGCACGAGCCGGTGAAGGTCGACTTCTCTCCTAAGAACATCTCGGCCGACACGATCGAGCAGCATTACTTCACGGTCGACGGACCGAAGAAGATGGAGCTGCTGGTTCGCCTGCTTCGCCGCGAGCAGCCCACCAAGTGCATTGTTTTCTGCCGCACCAAGCGAGGCACCGAAAAGCTGTTCCAGCGACTGCAGAAGAAGACCAAGCTGGTCCGCTGCATCCACGGCGACATGCAGCAGGGAGCCCGCAACCGTACGATCACTGATTTCAAAGCGAACAAGTATCGCATTCTGATCGCCACCGACGTCGTGGGCCGCGGGATCGATATCTCGGATGTGACGCTGATCGTGAACTACGACGTGCCGGAATACTCCGACGACTACGTCCACCGCGTGGGCCGTACCGGCCGCATGGGCAAGGAAGGGGTCGCGTACACCTTCGTGACGCCGGAAGAAGGTAATCAGCTGACGCGGATCGAGATGCGGATCGACAAGCTGCTGATTCGCGACGAGATCGAAGGCTTCGACCCGTACGTCAAGACATCAGTGCAGACCACTCCGCCGCACGCTCGCGATACCGACAACGCAGGCAAAGAAGAAGAAAAGAAAGAGCCGCCCAAGAAGGCTCCCCGTCGCCGTCACCGCCGGGCACTCTAG
- a CDS encoding inositol-3-phosphate synthase: protein MAGSRTGIWLIGAKGGVATTSIVGLLALKKGLTETVGLVSELEQFQDLELAQWNDIVIGGHDIRDVSLLDEAYKMVFESRAIDGRLVEKIKDDLTALDANIHDGTLYNAGKKISEFAHPKLQALKETPREAVDRLKADIAGFAKANSLDNVVVVNISSTEPPVDGDQFPKTWKELEPQLASDDCKLPASSLYGIATLELGYAFINFTPSLGTAIEALDDLAKSKGTCHMGHDGKTGETLLKSALAPMFAKRNFHVMSWVGHNIFGNMDAKVLDDPENKKTKAVSKDRLLSKIFGYTPQTLVTIENIDSMGDWKTAWDHIHFQGFLGTPMVMQFIWQGADSLLAAPLVIDLARFADLARRSGCTGLQTQLSCFFKSPLGTEENDFAIQFQMLEDWTKSLKS, encoded by the coding sequence ATGGCAGGCTCGCGTACCGGGATCTGGCTGATTGGCGCTAAAGGCGGCGTCGCCACAACCTCCATTGTTGGACTTCTCGCACTAAAGAAAGGCCTGACCGAGACCGTCGGGCTGGTAAGCGAACTAGAGCAGTTTCAGGATCTGGAACTGGCCCAGTGGAATGACATCGTCATCGGCGGCCACGACATTCGCGACGTCAGTCTTTTGGACGAAGCCTACAAGATGGTCTTCGAGAGCCGCGCCATCGATGGTCGCCTGGTCGAAAAGATCAAGGACGACCTGACTGCGCTCGACGCCAACATTCACGACGGCACGCTCTACAACGCTGGCAAGAAGATCAGTGAGTTCGCCCATCCCAAGCTTCAAGCCCTCAAGGAAACGCCGCGAGAAGCGGTCGATCGCTTGAAAGCCGACATCGCCGGGTTCGCCAAGGCCAACAGCCTGGACAACGTGGTGGTGGTGAATATTTCCTCGACCGAGCCGCCGGTCGATGGCGACCAGTTCCCCAAGACGTGGAAAGAGCTCGAGCCGCAGTTGGCCTCCGATGATTGCAAGCTACCGGCCAGTTCGCTGTATGGTATCGCCACGCTGGAACTCGGTTACGCGTTCATCAACTTCACGCCCTCGCTGGGTACGGCGATCGAAGCCCTGGATGACTTGGCCAAGTCGAAGGGTACCTGTCACATGGGGCACGACGGCAAGACCGGCGAAACGCTCCTCAAGAGTGCGCTCGCCCCGATGTTTGCCAAGCGTAACTTCCACGTGATGAGCTGGGTCGGGCACAACATCTTCGGCAACATGGATGCCAAGGTGCTCGACGATCCGGAGAACAAGAAGACCAAGGCCGTCAGCAAGGATCGTCTGCTGAGCAAGATCTTCGGCTACACCCCACAGACGCTGGTCACCATCGAAAACATCGACAGCATGGGGGACTGGAAGACGGCCTGGGACCACATCCACTTCCAAGGCTTTTTGGGCACGCCGATGGTGATGCAGTTCATCTGGCAAGGTGCCGACTCGCTGCTGGCCGCCCCGCTGGTGATCGACCTGGCTCGCTTCGCCGACCTGGCCCGGCGATCCGGATGCACCGGCCTGCAAACGCAGCTCTCGTGCTTCTTCAAGTCACCGCTGGGGACCGAAGAGAACGACTTCGCCATCCAGTTCCAAATGCTGGAAGATTGGACGAAGTCGCTTAAGAGCTAG
- a CDS encoding amino acid aminotransferase, producing the protein MFQHVETAPPDAILGLNEAFRNDPNPEKINLSVGVYKDEKGVTPVLKCVKEAEKRLLETESTKSYLPIDGRAGYNSAVRTLLFGDDHEVITAKRAVTVQSPGGTGALRVAGDFIAANFPGASLWLSQPTWPNHPNIFTAAGIPLKTYAYFDKKTNGLDFDGMLNDLKSAGKGDIVLLHGCCHNPTGIDPTPEQWKAIADLIQEKELLPLLDFAYQGFGSGLSEDAAGLREIARPGQEMLICSSFSKNFGLYNERVGALTAVATGEAEATAVLSQLKKVIRSNYSNPPTHGAAVVETVLTDDGLCTMWDEELTHMRDRINGIRKLFVDKISACGIDQDFSFIQDQKGMFSFSGLNQMQVDQLRSEMSIYIVGSGRINVAGISEANVDRLCEGIKKVTS; encoded by the coding sequence ATGTTCCAGCACGTCGAAACGGCTCCCCCGGACGCAATCCTGGGTCTTAATGAAGCCTTCCGCAACGATCCCAACCCCGAGAAGATCAACCTCAGCGTGGGCGTCTACAAAGACGAAAAAGGGGTGACGCCGGTCCTCAAGTGCGTCAAGGAAGCGGAAAAGCGCCTGTTGGAAACAGAAAGCACCAAGAGCTACCTCCCAATCGACGGCCGAGCTGGCTACAACAGCGCGGTTCGCACGCTGCTGTTTGGTGACGATCATGAAGTGATCACGGCTAAACGTGCCGTTACCGTGCAGTCGCCTGGCGGTACGGGGGCCCTGCGTGTCGCTGGCGACTTCATCGCGGCCAACTTCCCCGGTGCTTCGCTATGGCTGAGCCAACCGACCTGGCCGAACCATCCCAATATCTTCACGGCCGCCGGCATTCCGCTGAAGACGTATGCCTACTTCGACAAGAAGACCAACGGCCTCGACTTCGACGGCATGCTCAATGACTTGAAGAGCGCCGGCAAGGGGGACATCGTCCTGCTGCACGGCTGTTGCCACAACCCGACCGGTATCGACCCGACGCCTGAGCAGTGGAAAGCGATCGCCGACCTGATTCAGGAAAAGGAATTGCTGCCGCTGTTGGACTTCGCTTACCAAGGCTTCGGTTCCGGTCTGAGCGAAGACGCCGCTGGTCTCCGCGAGATCGCACGTCCCGGGCAAGAGATGCTGATCTGTAGCAGCTTCAGCAAGAACTTTGGCCTGTACAACGAACGCGTCGGTGCCCTGACCGCCGTGGCGACCGGCGAGGCGGAAGCGACTGCCGTACTCAGCCAGTTGAAGAAGGTGATCCGCTCGAACTACTCGAACCCACCGACGCATGGTGCCGCGGTCGTCGAGACGGTTTTGACCGACGATGGCCTTTGCACGATGTGGGACGAAGAACTGACCCACATGCGGGACCGCATCAACGGCATCCGCAAGCTGTTCGTCGATAAGATCTCGGCCTGCGGCATCGACCAGGACTTCTCGTTCATCCAAGACCAAAAGGGGATGTTCAGCTTCTCTGGCCTCAATCAGATGCAGGTCGACCAGCTCCGCAGCGAGATGAGCATCTACATCGTCGGCTCCGGCCGCATCAACGTGGCCGGCATCAGCGAGGCCAACGTCGACCGCCTATGCGAAGGCATCAAGAAGGTCACCAGCTAA
- a CDS encoding aldo/keto reductase produces the protein MNTQTLNTGSHMPMLGLGTWKIDKSQCADVIVAAAKAGYRHFDCACDYGNEIEVGQGIKRIIDEGIATREELWITSKLWNTYHAKEHVRPACEKTLSDLGLDYVDLYLIHFPIALKYVPFEDRYPPEWFYDPAADSPGLVTEPVPIRETWEAMESLVEAGLAKDIGVCNFGVSLMRDMLSYAKIRPSVLQVELHPRLTQEKLLRWCAQEEIAVTAFSPFGPSSYFQLGMAEQSESLINNDVVQAIAKEAGKTPGQVLLRWAVQRGTIVIPKASSEKHLQENAAIFDFELTKDQMSGLSALNQNRRFNDPGHFCEAAFNTFFPIYE, from the coding sequence ATGAATACACAAACGCTCAACACCGGATCCCACATGCCCATGCTTGGGCTCGGTACTTGGAAGATCGACAAGTCGCAATGTGCCGACGTGATTGTGGCCGCCGCGAAGGCCGGATATCGCCACTTCGATTGTGCATGTGACTACGGCAACGAAATTGAAGTCGGCCAGGGCATCAAGCGAATCATCGACGAAGGTATAGCCACCAGGGAAGAGCTGTGGATCACTTCCAAACTGTGGAACACCTACCACGCCAAGGAACACGTGCGGCCGGCATGTGAGAAAACGCTCAGCGATCTGGGACTCGACTACGTCGACTTGTATCTGATCCACTTTCCGATCGCGCTGAAGTATGTCCCCTTCGAAGATCGCTATCCGCCAGAGTGGTTTTACGACCCGGCCGCGGACAGTCCTGGGCTGGTGACCGAGCCGGTTCCGATCCGTGAGACCTGGGAAGCGATGGAGTCGCTGGTCGAGGCCGGCCTGGCGAAGGACATCGGCGTCTGCAACTTCGGCGTGTCGCTCATGCGGGACATGCTTTCCTATGCGAAGATTCGCCCCAGCGTGCTGCAGGTAGAACTGCACCCACGTCTGACGCAAGAGAAGCTCCTGCGCTGGTGCGCCCAGGAAGAGATCGCCGTGACCGCGTTTTCTCCGTTCGGTCCGAGCTCTTACTTTCAACTGGGCATGGCCGAGCAGAGCGAGTCGCTGATCAATAACGATGTCGTTCAAGCAATCGCCAAAGAAGCAGGCAAGACACCAGGACAGGTTCTGCTGCGTTGGGCCGTGCAGCGCGGGACGATTGTTATTCCCAAGGCGAGCAGCGAAAAACACCTACAGGAAAACGCGGCAATATTTGACTTCGAGCTGACGAAAGACCAGATGTCTGGCCTGTCGGCTTTGAATCAGAATCGCCGCTTCAACGACCCAGGCCATTTTTGCGAGGCGGCCTTTAACACCTTCTTCCCCATTTACGAATAG
- a CDS encoding HEAT repeat domain-containing protein, whose amino-acid sequence MSDRLNAVLSGWLEGDQTLESLVSHKEALQWILSAEELEISGILRFLESVPPEISDAKRRFLDRVLNLLAMRLRDVEELETDDLNRIAAAYRNWGATHRMGHLLLALLSATGSEAALELFAELVVEQPPSNSNAAAIAFVPLLRQDNLPTETLFPKLLEALSHLSVASLVLDLANFVTRQGMVAKHPASDRVDALGELFSGLIARLSKFETEPPKEAKDFAAAKVAVTEATSIALAICDAFALIGDEKAVSKLKSALDLKHRKLRSDAAIALAKLGNEEGKELLVELAAEPVCRPSVLEVAEELDMLAKIPAEFQTEQAKVEGELAAWLSLDTQFGMPPHEVHQVDSRTLGWPGFEEAQNCHLIQYAYHMPGGTFQSVGIVGPVTQSFAVDLTSLPLPDIYAAFAGWQAEHPEVFELEPDKWQANQNELANSLLQRVASEGYETPQPAMLGFFFGDVRLIAGTRRDGQAGTAIADLRSTTFYPAGESRHPIGPREAYYVHTGREYLQAFNKDRPEWVSLHESLSDQEEAE is encoded by the coding sequence ATGTCGGATCGATTGAATGCCGTTCTCAGTGGCTGGCTGGAAGGAGATCAAACCCTCGAAAGTTTGGTCTCTCACAAGGAAGCTCTGCAGTGGATTCTGAGTGCCGAAGAGCTGGAAATCTCGGGTATTTTGCGGTTTTTAGAGTCCGTACCGCCTGAGATCTCCGATGCGAAACGTCGCTTTCTCGATCGCGTGTTGAACCTGCTGGCCATGCGTCTGCGCGACGTCGAAGAGCTCGAAACGGACGACTTGAATCGTATTGCCGCGGCCTATCGCAACTGGGGTGCGACGCATCGCATGGGGCATCTCTTGCTCGCGTTGTTGTCGGCCACCGGTAGTGAGGCAGCGCTGGAACTCTTCGCTGAGTTGGTCGTCGAACAACCACCTTCGAATTCCAATGCGGCCGCGATCGCATTTGTTCCTCTTCTGCGTCAGGACAATCTTCCCACCGAGACACTTTTTCCAAAACTTCTTGAAGCGTTGTCGCATCTTTCAGTGGCGTCGCTCGTGTTGGACCTGGCCAACTTCGTCACGCGACAAGGGATGGTCGCCAAGCATCCGGCATCCGACCGAGTCGATGCGTTGGGGGAACTCTTCTCGGGCCTGATCGCGCGGCTCTCGAAGTTTGAAACCGAGCCGCCCAAAGAGGCCAAGGACTTCGCCGCGGCCAAGGTCGCGGTGACCGAAGCCACGTCCATTGCGCTGGCCATTTGCGACGCATTTGCCCTCATCGGCGACGAGAAGGCCGTTAGTAAACTCAAGTCAGCACTTGACTTAAAGCATCGCAAGCTGCGATCGGATGCGGCTATCGCGCTGGCCAAACTGGGCAATGAAGAAGGCAAAGAGCTGCTCGTGGAGTTGGCTGCCGAGCCGGTCTGCCGGCCGAGTGTGCTTGAGGTGGCGGAAGAACTGGACATGCTGGCAAAGATCCCGGCCGAGTTTCAAACCGAACAAGCGAAGGTCGAAGGAGAGCTCGCCGCGTGGCTTTCTTTAGACACCCAGTTCGGCATGCCACCGCACGAAGTGCACCAGGTTGATAGCCGCACTTTGGGTTGGCCTGGGTTTGAAGAAGCTCAGAATTGCCACCTGATTCAGTACGCGTACCACATGCCCGGCGGTACATTTCAGAGCGTGGGGATTGTGGGACCGGTCACCCAGAGCTTTGCCGTCGACCTGACTTCGTTGCCGCTGCCAGACATCTACGCGGCCTTCGCCGGCTGGCAGGCCGAGCATCCGGAGGTCTTCGAGTTAGAACCCGACAAGTGGCAGGCCAACCAGAACGAGTTGGCCAACAGTCTGCTGCAGCGTGTGGCCAGCGAAGGTTACGAGACACCACAGCCGGCCATGCTGGGCTTCTTCTTTGGCGATGTAAGACTGATAGCAGGCACTCGCCGCGACGGTCAGGCCGGGACCGCGATTGCGGATCTCCGCAGCACGACGTTCTACCCGGCCGGAGAAAGCCGACACCCGATCGGCCCCCGCGAGGCCTATTACGTTCACACAGGCCGCGAATATTTACAGGCTTTTAACAAAGACCGCCCAGAATGGGTCTCGCTGCACGAGAGCCTATCGGATCAAGAAGAAGCGGAGTAG
- a CDS encoding sodium:calcium antiporter, translating to MGGELAQLSLIFLGLAIVIVFAGNFMAKAADVIGEKSGMGASLAGLVLLAAATSLPEFAININAVRLPDSTQGVDLTLGNVLGSSLFNLLILGIVDLIFHSKARMFSSISSAHALSALVSMALIAIVVLFLLLERDAVGIPLHVWHMGIGTILCGVFYIFSVRLIYLDQHMASKLKDEKESPEEEPAANSGMSLGMAIGVYLATTVVIFIAAAYLAPTADRIAEITGLGGTFIGSTLLALTTSLPEFVTTIVAVRIGAADMAIGNILGSNTFNIAILLPVDAIYTKGSLLADASPVHAMTGVAVIVLTCVATMGIVYRAEKKYSIIEPDALLVVLLSLLSIWGIYQLTRPSGQPEIKEKPHVEEVSYQQFHVGCEQPNASHPMRHPPWLEMSSRSPSS from the coding sequence ATGGGCGGCGAACTGGCACAGCTGAGTTTGATCTTTCTGGGACTCGCGATCGTGATTGTCTTCGCAGGCAATTTCATGGCCAAGGCAGCCGACGTGATCGGCGAGAAGTCAGGCATGGGGGCCTCGCTGGCTGGCCTGGTGCTGTTGGCCGCGGCGACCAGTCTGCCCGAGTTCGCGATCAACATCAACGCGGTTCGCTTGCCCGATAGCACCCAAGGGGTCGACCTGACGCTGGGCAACGTGCTGGGGAGCTCGCTCTTTAATCTGTTGATTCTGGGGATCGTCGACTTAATCTTTCACTCCAAGGCGCGGATGTTTTCGTCGATCTCCTCGGCGCACGCTTTATCGGCGTTGGTCAGCATGGCGCTGATTGCGATTGTTGTGCTGTTTCTGCTGCTGGAGCGGGATGCAGTCGGGATACCGCTCCACGTTTGGCACATGGGGATCGGGACGATTTTGTGTGGGGTGTTTTATATATTCTCGGTGCGGCTGATCTACCTCGATCAGCACATGGCCTCGAAGCTGAAGGATGAGAAAGAGAGCCCGGAAGAAGAGCCTGCGGCCAATTCAGGCATGTCCCTTGGGATGGCAATCGGCGTTTACCTGGCGACGACGGTGGTGATTTTCATCGCCGCGGCCTACCTGGCACCAACGGCCGATCGTATCGCCGAGATCACTGGCCTGGGTGGCACGTTCATCGGTAGCACGCTGTTGGCCCTCACGACCAGCCTGCCTGAGTTCGTTACGACGATCGTCGCCGTCCGCATCGGCGCCGCCGACATGGCGATCGGCAACATCCTGGGCAGTAACACGTTCAACATCGCGATCCTGCTGCCGGTCGATGCGATCTATACGAAAGGTTCGCTCCTGGCCGACGCCAGCCCCGTGCACGCCATGACCGGCGTGGCGGTCATCGTGCTGACGTGCGTGGCCACGATGGGGATTGTGTATCGAGCCGAAAAGAAGTACTCGATCATCGAGCCAGACGCGCTGCTGGTGGTTCTCTTGAGCCTGCTCTCGATCTGGGGCATCTATCAGTTAACCAGACCCAGCGGCCAGCCTGAGATCAAGGAAAAGCCGCACGTCGAGGAGGTGTCGTACCAGCAATTTCACGTAGGGTGCGAGCAGCCAAACGCGTCGCACCCCATGCGGCATCCACCTTGGCTCGAGATGAGTTCTCGAAGCCCTAGCTCTTAA